Proteins encoded together in one Planctomyces sp. SH-PL14 window:
- a CDS encoding glycosyltransferase family 2 protein, which translates to MSTNDVLNIVVPMAGRGSRFQTAGFALPKPLIPVRGKPMIQFVIDNLRPSRPHRFIFITLRDFAEQFGLDEKLRVWAPGCEVRFLDAVTEGAACTVLTVKSLIDSDAPLMIANCDQYVECAMDDYLAAMDQPGTDGLIMTMWADHPKWSYCRFSPEGRVTEVVEKQVVSNEATVGIYNYKHGRDFVRAAEQMIAANERVNNEFYVAPAYNVLLKEGQEIKVFNVGKEYDGMFGLGTPFDLEKFGELRPA; encoded by the coding sequence ATGTCGACGAATGACGTGCTGAATATCGTGGTGCCGATGGCGGGTCGCGGGAGCCGCTTTCAGACGGCGGGGTTCGCCCTGCCGAAGCCGCTGATCCCGGTCCGCGGGAAGCCGATGATCCAGTTTGTCATCGACAACCTGCGGCCGTCGCGCCCGCACCGGTTCATCTTCATCACGCTGCGGGACTTTGCCGAGCAGTTCGGTCTGGACGAGAAGCTCCGGGTCTGGGCTCCGGGGTGCGAGGTGCGGTTCCTCGACGCCGTGACGGAGGGGGCGGCCTGCACGGTCCTGACGGTGAAGTCGCTGATCGATTCCGACGCGCCGCTGATGATCGCCAACTGCGATCAGTACGTGGAGTGCGCGATGGACGATTACCTGGCGGCGATGGACCAGCCGGGGACGGACGGGCTGATCATGACGATGTGGGCGGACCATCCGAAGTGGTCGTACTGTCGGTTCTCGCCCGAGGGGCGGGTGACGGAAGTCGTCGAGAAGCAGGTCGTTTCGAACGAGGCGACGGTCGGGATCTACAACTACAAGCACGGCCGGGATTTCGTCCGGGCGGCGGAGCAGATGATCGCGGCGAACGAGCGGGTGAACAACGAGTTCTATGTCGCTCCGGCGTACAACGTGTTGCTGAAGGAGGGGCAGGAGATCAAGGTCTTCAATGTCGGGAAGGAGTACGACGGGATGTTCGGGCTGGGGACGCCGTTCGACCTGGAGAAGTTCGGAGAGTTGCGGCCGGCGTGA
- a CDS encoding AraC family transcriptional regulator: protein MDARPPIRPDAVLTGSHVRMPRPYVPSVPRFRDLSAMHDLTASNRRLTELLGTLATSDGIGSTILDGVKVMRSSQSIPRTPVLYEPSIVVVGQGRKRGYLGDRVYTYDAHNYLVLSVPMPFECETEVATHGPLLAVSIGVDLHVLSDLLLKMEHTPPPAAGEDGPHTHGMYSTQLDAALSEATVRLLECLTQPAEARILGPQIIREITYRVLCGEQGGALRSLIAVNGRMSVIQRALERMHARYADAIDVPALARSAGMSVSAFHHHFKAVTATSPLQYFKTIRLHKARMLMALEGLTAGVAASRTGYQSPSQFSREFKRFFGATPQEETIRVRGMLGLETFAATTLE from the coding sequence TTGGATGCACGACCGCCGATCCGTCCCGATGCTGTCCTGACCGGCAGCCACGTCCGGATGCCACGTCCGTACGTCCCCTCCGTCCCGCGATTCCGCGACCTCTCAGCGATGCACGACCTCACCGCCAGCAACCGCCGCCTGACCGAGCTCCTCGGCACCCTCGCGACCAGCGACGGCATCGGGTCCACGATCCTCGACGGCGTGAAAGTCATGCGGTCCAGCCAGTCGATCCCCCGCACGCCGGTCCTCTACGAGCCGAGCATCGTGGTCGTCGGCCAGGGCCGGAAGCGGGGCTATCTCGGCGACCGGGTCTACACCTACGACGCGCACAACTACCTCGTCCTCTCGGTCCCGATGCCGTTCGAGTGCGAGACCGAGGTCGCCACGCACGGCCCGCTGCTGGCGGTCTCGATCGGAGTCGACCTCCACGTCCTGAGCGACCTCCTCCTCAAGATGGAACACACCCCGCCGCCCGCCGCGGGCGAAGACGGCCCCCACACGCACGGCATGTACTCCACGCAGCTCGACGCCGCACTGAGCGAGGCGACGGTCCGGCTCCTTGAATGCCTCACGCAGCCGGCCGAAGCCCGGATCCTCGGCCCGCAGATCATCCGCGAGATCACGTACCGCGTCCTCTGCGGCGAGCAGGGGGGCGCGCTGCGGTCGCTGATCGCGGTCAACGGCCGGATGAGCGTGATCCAGCGGGCCCTTGAGCGGATGCACGCCCGCTACGCCGACGCGATCGACGTCCCCGCCCTGGCCCGCAGCGCCGGGATGAGCGTCTCGGCCTTCCACCACCACTTCAAAGCGGTCACCGCGACATCCCCGCTGCAGTACTTCAAGACGATCCGTCTGCACAAAGCCCGGATGCTGATGGCCCTCGAAGGTCTCACGGCGGGCGTCGCGGCGAGCCGGACCGGCTACCAGAGCCCCTCGCAGTTCAGCCGCGAGTTCAAGCGGTTCTTCGGCGCCACGCCGCAGGAGGAAACGATCCGCGTCCGCGGCATGCTCGGCCTCGAGACCTTCGCGGCGACGACCCTGGAGTGA
- a CDS encoding HAD family hydrolase, protein MIGAIIFDMDGVLIDAKEWHYEALNRALSLFGYAISRHDHLVTYDGLPTKKKLAMLTMERGLPQGLHSFISDLKQLYTFELVNVRCKPVFAHQYALAKLKSAGYRLAVASNSIRETVHMMLEKAGIRSYFDVILSNEDVSKAKPDPEIYSKAMEMLGFRPTDCLVLEDNINGIRAAQAAGANVMTIETVNDVSHEAILRQIRGLSEGR, encoded by the coding sequence ATGATTGGCGCGATCATCTTTGACATGGACGGAGTGCTGATTGACGCCAAGGAGTGGCATTACGAGGCGCTGAACCGGGCCCTCAGCCTGTTCGGCTACGCGATCAGCCGTCACGACCACCTGGTGACGTACGACGGGCTTCCGACGAAGAAGAAGCTCGCCATGCTGACGATGGAGCGGGGCCTGCCGCAGGGACTGCACTCGTTCATCTCGGACCTCAAGCAGCTCTACACGTTCGAGCTGGTGAACGTGCGTTGCAAGCCGGTCTTCGCGCACCAGTACGCGCTGGCCAAGCTGAAGTCGGCCGGGTATCGCCTTGCGGTCGCCTCGAACTCGATCCGCGAGACGGTGCACATGATGCTGGAGAAGGCGGGGATCCGTTCCTACTTCGACGTGATCCTGAGCAACGAGGACGTCTCGAAGGCGAAGCCGGACCCGGAGATCTACTCGAAGGCGATGGAGATGCTCGGCTTCCGGCCGACCGACTGCCTGGTCCTGGAGGACAACATCAACGGCATCCGCGCCGCGCAGGCCGCGGGGGCGAACGTGATGACGATTGAGACGGTGAATGACGTCTCCCACGAGGCGATCCTGCGTCAGATCCGCGGCCTCTCGGAAGGCCGCTGA
- a CDS encoding glycosyltransferase family 2 protein produces the protein MKILVPMAGRGVSGDKFLFGKSLAEIAQSTLIELVTENLKGIEGAEFVFVISEDDARQHHLREVLQLLCPKCEILVTNRETGGAACTALLAIDHYSPDEPLIIANGDQIIDTPLQKVVEDFQRRELDGGIIVFDAVHPRWSYVRVDESGYVVEAAEKRPISRLATAGFYYFRRGRDFIDSAFAMIRRDESVNGRFYVCPVFNQMVLQERRIGIFSIPRSAYHSLATPRGIAAYNMLLSGRKESTAR, from the coding sequence ATGAAGATCCTGGTCCCGATGGCGGGAAGAGGCGTGTCGGGGGACAAGTTCCTGTTCGGCAAGAGCCTGGCGGAGATCGCCCAGAGCACGCTGATCGAACTCGTCACCGAGAATCTCAAGGGGATCGAGGGGGCGGAGTTCGTCTTCGTCATCAGCGAGGACGACGCCCGTCAGCACCACCTGCGGGAGGTCCTGCAGCTCCTCTGCCCGAAGTGCGAGATCCTGGTCACGAACCGGGAGACCGGCGGCGCGGCCTGCACCGCGCTCCTGGCGATCGATCACTACTCGCCGGACGAACCGCTGATCATCGCCAACGGCGACCAGATCATCGACACGCCGCTGCAGAAGGTGGTCGAGGACTTCCAGCGGCGGGAGCTCGACGGCGGGATCATCGTCTTCGACGCAGTCCATCCGCGGTGGTCTTACGTGCGGGTCGACGAGTCGGGTTATGTGGTCGAGGCGGCGGAGAAGCGGCCTATCAGCCGCCTGGCGACGGCCGGCTTCTACTACTTCCGCCGCGGCCGGGACTTCATCGACTCGGCGTTCGCGATGATCCGCCGGGACGAGAGCGTCAACGGGCGGTTCTACGTCTGCCCGGTGTTCAACCAGATGGTCCTTCAGGAGCGGCGGATCGGGATCTTCTCGATTCCGCGGAGCGCCTATCACTCGCTGGCCACGCCGCGGGGGATTGCCGCTTACAACATGCTGCTCTCGGGACGGAAGGAGTCGACGGCCCGATGA
- a CDS encoding WavE lipopolysaccharide synthesis family protein, giving the protein MNESKLSPQSVSIVVQGPVVGTPDLPVQERVTQRVLASIRRCFPGAEIVLSTWEGTNLDGLEYDIAQLNSDPGGFSVEGPDGSQFPNNMNRMLFSTRRGLEAATRPYAIKCRTDCEFANDRILNGYGRFDFGGETYRFVKNRIVGCTHYSRDPRIPYPGLGHLAHHPSDIIQLGWTDDLRALWSAPLALTPESRWQELEAPDTKRTYRWFRYLPEQYVWLHFLRQHTTVECDHISHMHPGIVEETDRYIAGNFVLQTPHQLGVVPLKPGLLKRFLPETCYTYRQWLQTYGRISRRGSFSMLVPDLPKYRNWMRLLAWEGRNRFRSLRGRIERRLGIARG; this is encoded by the coding sequence GTGAACGAGTCCAAGCTCTCACCGCAGTCGGTTTCCATCGTCGTTCAAGGTCCCGTGGTCGGTACGCCCGACCTCCCCGTCCAGGAACGCGTGACCCAGCGGGTGCTGGCCAGCATCCGCCGCTGCTTCCCCGGAGCGGAGATCGTCCTCTCGACGTGGGAAGGGACGAACCTCGACGGCCTCGAGTACGACATCGCTCAGCTCAACAGCGACCCCGGCGGCTTCTCCGTCGAAGGTCCGGACGGCTCGCAGTTCCCGAACAACATGAACCGCATGCTGTTCTCGACGCGCCGCGGACTCGAGGCCGCCACCCGTCCCTACGCGATCAAGTGCCGCACCGACTGCGAGTTCGCCAACGACCGGATCCTGAACGGCTATGGCCGGTTCGACTTCGGCGGCGAGACCTACCGCTTCGTCAAGAACCGCATCGTCGGCTGCACGCACTACAGCCGCGACCCGCGGATTCCGTACCCCGGCCTCGGCCATCTCGCGCACCATCCGTCGGACATCATCCAGCTCGGCTGGACGGACGACCTCCGGGCGCTGTGGTCCGCCCCCCTGGCCCTCACCCCCGAGAGCCGCTGGCAGGAGCTCGAAGCGCCCGACACCAAGCGGACGTACCGTTGGTTCCGGTACCTCCCCGAGCAATACGTCTGGCTGCACTTCCTCCGCCAGCACACGACCGTCGAGTGCGACCACATCTCGCACATGCATCCCGGGATCGTGGAAGAGACCGACCGGTACATCGCCGGGAACTTCGTGCTGCAGACGCCCCATCAGCTCGGAGTCGTTCCGCTCAAGCCCGGCCTCTTGAAGCGGTTCCTGCCCGAGACCTGTTACACGTATCGCCAGTGGCTGCAGACCTACGGCCGGATCTCGCGCCGCGGGTCGTTCTCGATGCTGGTCCCGGACCTGCCGAAGTACCGCAACTGGATGCGGCTCCTGGCTTGGGAAGGGCGGAACCGGTTCCGTTCCCTGCGAGGCCGCATCGAGCGGCGGCTGGGGATCGCGCGAGGCTAG
- a CDS encoding sulfotransferase family 2 domain-containing protein, whose translation MTDSGELPVILFLHIPKTGGTSLDTGFLQSMIPQDERLCETDQFVDRHLAQRHLFHEMELLTKGLKVPYSAVFSHFVQQYLINPYLRYYAGHISYGAHVAIPRPCLYLTLLRDPVDRVVSQYRLYRSLGMFTGTMREYIRSGRLEVDNYQVRCLSLHGWSRDVVTPDMFDEAKETLLTRTLFSVTERVDILLKKVCQRFGWAAPEETPYLNKTQAGELIHCGGGNRFMDTAELIRPDDLRELADKNALDRELHALAKANLERGLRPDPVVSETAAAADPESADLAGALQG comes from the coding sequence ATGACGGACTCCGGTGAGTTGCCGGTCATTTTGTTCCTTCACATTCCGAAGACGGGCGGGACGAGTCTGGACACCGGCTTCCTGCAGTCCATGATCCCTCAGGATGAGCGGCTGTGCGAGACGGACCAGTTCGTGGACCGGCACCTCGCGCAGCGGCATCTGTTTCATGAGATGGAGCTGCTCACCAAGGGGCTCAAGGTTCCGTACAGCGCGGTCTTCTCCCACTTCGTCCAGCAGTATCTCATCAACCCGTATCTGCGGTACTACGCGGGGCACATCAGTTACGGGGCGCATGTGGCGATCCCCCGGCCGTGTCTGTACCTGACGCTTCTGCGCGATCCCGTGGATCGCGTGGTGTCGCAGTACCGGCTGTATCGCTCGCTGGGGATGTTCACCGGGACGATGCGGGAGTACATCCGGTCGGGCCGGCTGGAGGTGGACAACTACCAAGTCCGGTGTCTGTCGCTGCACGGGTGGAGTCGGGACGTCGTGACGCCGGACATGTTCGACGAGGCGAAGGAGACGCTGCTGACGCGGACGTTGTTCTCGGTGACGGAGCGGGTCGACATTCTGTTGAAGAAGGTGTGTCAGCGCTTCGGGTGGGCGGCGCCGGAGGAGACGCCTTATCTGAACAAGACGCAGGCGGGTGAGTTGATTCATTGCGGCGGGGGGAACCGCTTCATGGACACGGCGGAGCTGATCCGTCCGGATGATCTGCGGGAGTTGGCGGACAAGAATGCGCTGGATCGTGAGTTGCATGCGTTGGCGAAGGCGAATCTGGAGCGCGGGCTGAGGCCGGATCCGGTGGTCAGCGAGACCGCGGCGGCCGCCGATCCCGAGTCCGCTGATCTGGCGGGTGCGCTGCAGGGCTAG
- a CDS encoding class I SAM-dependent methyltransferase gives MAGSAAGNATYLKMQRNSYATVATTREGAEAAVHPNYAEARAASKSTLAYMLNDYAERNATVRGADITEVRKEFLEIPKKGAFRALDYGCGVGRNMEELVNSGFAADGVDISPEMLGFAKNSETLSKAGSKFFLSGGQDCGDAPAASYDFVFSVLCFQHICVRSIRSSILQSMHRALKPNGVVSIQFQYYPKITSAQIPQNHASWSEDKVNAVGTNSAADVWVTADKLHEVHDDFRALFNDVRFQFIEIGTYPGLEKQYEYPFGHLFVSGSKTAGLRDRIYKPV, from the coding sequence ATGGCCGGTTCGGCTGCTGGCAATGCGACGTATCTGAAGATGCAGAGGAACAGTTATGCCACGGTCGCCACGACCCGTGAGGGAGCAGAAGCGGCCGTTCACCCGAACTACGCCGAGGCTCGCGCCGCTTCGAAGTCGACCCTGGCCTACATGCTGAACGACTACGCCGAGCGGAACGCGACGGTCCGCGGCGCGGACATCACCGAGGTCCGCAAGGAGTTCCTCGAGATCCCGAAGAAGGGGGCTTTCCGGGCTCTCGACTACGGCTGCGGCGTCGGCCGCAACATGGAAGAACTCGTCAACTCCGGCTTCGCCGCCGACGGCGTCGACATCAGCCCGGAGATGCTGGGCTTCGCCAAGAACAGTGAGACGCTCTCCAAGGCGGGCTCCAAGTTCTTCCTCAGCGGCGGACAGGACTGCGGCGACGCCCCGGCCGCCAGCTACGACTTCGTCTTCTCGGTCCTCTGCTTCCAGCACATCTGCGTGCGGTCGATCCGCAGCTCGATCCTGCAGTCGATGCACCGCGCCCTGAAGCCCAACGGCGTCGTCAGCATCCAGTTCCAGTATTACCCCAAGATCACCTCGGCGCAGATTCCGCAGAACCACGCCTCCTGGTCGGAAGACAAGGTCAACGCCGTCGGCACCAACTCCGCCGCCGACGTCTGGGTCACCGCGGACAAGCTCCACGAAGTCCACGACGACTTCCGCGCCCTGTTCAACGACGTCCGCTTCCAGTTCATCGAGATCGGGACCTACCCGGGTCTCGAGAAGCAGTACGAGTACCCGTTCGGCCACCTCTTCGTCAGCGGTTCCAAGACCGCCGGCCTGCGGGACCGGATTTACAAGCCGGTCTAA
- a CDS encoding NAD(P)-dependent alcohol dehydrogenase, with the protein MSTTASRPARAYAAQSAESPLAPFGIRRRAPTAHDVAIEILYCGVCHSDLHLCRNEWAESNFNAVYPVVPGHEIVGRVVEVGPAVTRFKKGDIAAVGCMVDSCGTCPSCNKGMEQYCETGFTLTYNSPDKHLGGVTYGGYSESVVVDEAFVLKVPPHLDLAAAAPLLCAGITTYSPLRHWNVGPGKKVGIVGLGGLGHMGVKFARAMGAHVVVFTTSPHKSEDARRLGADEVVISSDAAQMGKHFRSFDFILDAVSAKHDVNAFVQLLRLDGTLTMVGAPEKPLPVQVFNLLMARRQIAGSSIGGIAETQEMLDFCGEHNVVSDVEVIAIQEINAAYERMLKGDVKYRFVIDMASLKG; encoded by the coding sequence ATGTCGACCACTGCTTCCCGTCCTGCCCGTGCCTATGCGGCTCAGAGTGCTGAATCGCCACTCGCGCCCTTCGGCATCCGCCGCCGTGCGCCGACCGCGCACGACGTCGCGATCGAGATCCTGTACTGCGGCGTCTGTCACTCGGACCTGCACCTCTGCCGCAATGAATGGGCGGAGAGCAACTTCAACGCGGTCTACCCGGTGGTGCCGGGGCATGAGATCGTCGGCCGGGTCGTCGAGGTCGGCCCCGCGGTGACCAGGTTCAAGAAAGGGGACATCGCCGCGGTCGGGTGCATGGTCGACTCCTGCGGTACGTGCCCGAGCTGCAACAAGGGAATGGAGCAGTACTGCGAGACCGGCTTCACGCTCACCTACAACAGCCCGGATAAGCACCTCGGCGGTGTCACCTACGGCGGCTACTCCGAGAGCGTCGTCGTCGATGAGGCGTTCGTCCTGAAGGTCCCGCCGCACCTCGATCTGGCGGCGGCCGCGCCGCTGCTGTGTGCGGGGATCACGACCTACTCGCCGCTGCGGCACTGGAATGTCGGGCCGGGGAAGAAGGTCGGGATTGTCGGCCTCGGCGGGCTGGGGCACATGGGGGTGAAGTTCGCCCGGGCGATGGGGGCGCATGTCGTGGTCTTCACGACGTCGCCCCACAAGTCGGAAGATGCCCGGCGGCTCGGGGCCGACGAGGTCGTGATCTCGAGCGACGCGGCCCAGATGGGGAAGCACTTCCGGAGCTTCGACTTCATTCTCGACGCGGTCTCGGCCAAGCACGACGTCAACGCCTTCGTGCAGCTCCTCCGGCTCGACGGGACGCTGACGATGGTCGGAGCGCCGGAGAAGCCGCTGCCGGTCCAGGTCTTCAACCTGCTGATGGCCCGCCGGCAGATTGCCGGGTCGTCGATCGGCGGGATTGCCGAGACGCAGGAGATGCTCGATTTCTGCGGCGAACACAACGTCGTCAGCGACGTCGAGGTGATCGCGATCCAGGAGATCAACGCCGCCTACGAGCGGATGCTGAAAGGGGACGTCAAGTACCGCTTCGTGATCGACATGGCGTCGCTGAAGGGGTGA
- a CDS encoding aldo/keto reductase: MDYATLGHTGLLVSRLCFGTMTFGDGTGIFGAIGNQGQAEADGLVKASIDSGINFFDTADIYTEGQSETILGQSIRNLGIARKDVVLATKVYGRVGPGRNDIGASRGHILDGVEASLRRLQTDHIDLYQIHGTDAVTPVEETVRALDTLVQQGKVRYIGCSNWQAWRIAKALGISEHRSLAKFDTLQAYYSIAGRDLERELVPLLEAERMGLMVWSPLAGGLLSGKYSRENQKPAGSRRSHFDFPLVDKERTWRILDAIAPIAKAHNCSAARVSLAWLLSKKVVTSIIIGAKRLDQLQDNLAAVELKLSDEELRTLDEVSTLPPEYPGWMLPVQGHDRLGVPDRPIWETMGK, from the coding sequence ATGGACTACGCGACACTGGGACACACGGGACTGCTCGTTTCGCGGCTCTGCTTCGGGACGATGACGTTTGGCGACGGGACCGGGATCTTCGGCGCGATCGGCAACCAGGGGCAGGCCGAGGCGGATGGCCTGGTGAAGGCGTCGATCGACAGCGGGATCAACTTCTTCGACACCGCGGACATCTACACTGAGGGGCAGAGCGAGACGATCCTGGGGCAGTCGATCCGGAACCTGGGGATCGCCCGCAAGGACGTGGTCCTGGCGACGAAGGTCTACGGCCGCGTCGGACCGGGGCGGAACGACATCGGCGCGTCCCGCGGGCACATTCTGGATGGCGTCGAGGCGAGCCTGCGGCGGCTGCAGACCGATCACATCGACCTGTACCAGATCCACGGGACCGATGCCGTGACCCCCGTCGAGGAGACCGTGCGGGCCCTCGACACGCTCGTTCAGCAGGGGAAGGTCCGGTACATCGGCTGCTCGAACTGGCAGGCGTGGCGGATCGCCAAGGCGCTCGGGATCTCGGAGCACCGGAGCCTGGCGAAGTTCGACACGCTGCAGGCGTACTACTCGATCGCTGGCCGCGATCTGGAACGGGAGCTCGTGCCGCTGCTGGAAGCGGAGCGGATGGGACTGATGGTCTGGAGTCCGCTGGCCGGGGGATTGCTCTCCGGGAAGTACAGCCGGGAGAACCAGAAGCCGGCGGGGTCGCGGCGGTCGCACTTCGACTTCCCGCTTGTCGACAAGGAGCGGACGTGGCGGATTCTGGATGCCATCGCGCCGATCGCGAAGGCGCACAACTGCAGTGCTGCCCGGGTCTCGCTGGCGTGGCTGCTTTCGAAGAAGGTCGTGACGTCGATCATCATTGGAGCGAAGCGGCTTGATCAGCTTCAGGACAATCTGGCGGCGGTCGAGCTGAAGCTCAGCGACGAGGAGTTGCGGACGCTCGATGAGGTGAGCACGCTGCCGCCGGAGTATCCCGGTTGGATGTTGCCGGTTCAGGGGCACGACCGGCTGGGCGTCCCGGATCGGCCGATCTGGGAGACGATGGGGAAGTGA